AGGCCTCGCCGGAACCGCGGCCCACCATGTCGCGCCAGCCGAGCGCCGTCGACAGCTTGTTGCGGACGTCGCCGTGGTGGGCGACGTAGGCCTGCGGGTCGACATGGACCGGGCGCTGCGGGGTGATGGGGACCTCGAAGACACCGCCGTGGGCCATGACCGCCACCGACCCGTGCCCCTTGAGCGTGGTCGTGAAGAGTCCCTGGCCGCTGACCTGTCCGCGCACCATGCCCATGACGCCGCCCTGCGAGCCCATGAACATCGTGCCCTGCTGGAGGGTGCCCTCGAAGGCGAGCAGGCGGTCCGCCTCGACGTACAGGGTGTCGCCGGTCATGTTGATGACCTGGACGTGGTGACCGCCGTGCCCGAAGAGGACGGTGCCGCTGCCCTCCACCGTCATCAGCGGGGTGTCCTCGTTGGCCACCCGGCGTCCGAGCATCGACGCGATCCCGCCCTGGCCGCCCTGGATGTTGGGTGTGAAGGACACCTCGCCCCGGTAGGCGAGCATCGCGCCGCGCTGACTGAACAGGCGCTGCCCCGGCATGACCGTGGCCTCGACCATCTTGGAGTTGATCTCACGAAAGGGCATCTCACACATCCCCCGCGATCGTGTTCCGCTCGCTGGGCTGGACGTACACCAGGCCGTCGCCCTCGAAGCGGATCTGGAAGGCCTCACCGCCGCCCTCGCCCATGAACGTGCGGAACGTCACACCGGACTGGAAGGACTGGCTCAGGTTTCCCTGGTGCGCGATGTACGCGCCCGGGTCGACCGTCAGCGGAAACTGTCGGCTCACCCGCAGCACCACCGCGGGGCCGTCGGACATGATCGCGGCCTGGCCGTGCCCCTCGACGGTCGTCGTGAAGAGCCCGTTGCCCTGTGTGGCACCGCGCATGCCGGTGAAACTGGTCCCGGTCCGCAGCCCCGCATCGGTCGCGAGCAGATTGCTCGACTCCACGAACAGTTTGTCCCCCTGGAGACTGACGAGGTTGATTTCCGAGGCCCGGTCCGCGAACCAGCACGTCCCGTGCCCCGACACCTCCATCACTGTCATCTGCTCGCCGGTGATCCGCCGGGTCACCATGCCCCGGATCCCCTCACCACCGCCGCTCAGCTTCTTGAACGCCATCTGTCCGTCGTACGCGACCATCGAACCGTTCTTCGCCTTCACGGCGTCTCCGGTCATGTCGACGGCCAGCACCTTGCTGCCTTGGAGTCGAAACATCGCCACGGAGTGAAGGTAGCTGGCCGAAAGCCCTTGCCGACAGAGTTTGGGGGTGGAGGTCGGGTTGGGAGGTGTCTTGTGCGGGTTGGTGGGGGCGGGCGTTTTTTGCGCAGTTCCCCGCGCCCCTGGTGCCTGCGGCGGCCTGTTTCGGTTCGGTGGGGGCTTGTGCGGCGCGGCGCGGGTGCGTTGTGGGTCGGGGCCGGGGTGGGGGGTGTCCGTCCTCGGTCCGGCGGCTCGGTCCCTTGAACAGTGCTCGGTTTCGGACGCCGGCCGCTGCGGGCGGACACCCCCCACCCCGTCCCCTTCGCGCCGTCGGCGACTGACGGCCCGTCGTGGCT
This is a stretch of genomic DNA from Streptomyces sp. NBC_00285. It encodes these proteins:
- a CDS encoding AIM24 family protein, whose amino-acid sequence is MPFREINSKMVEATVMPGQRLFSQRGAMLAYRGEVSFTPNIQGGQGGIASMLGRRVANEDTPLMTVEGSGTVLFGHGGHHVQVINMTGDTLYVEADRLLAFEGTLQQGTMFMGSQGGVMGMVRGQVSGQGLFTTTLKGHGSVAVMAHGGVFEVPITPQRPVHVDPQAYVAHHGDVRNKLSTALGWRDMVGRGSGEAFQLELSGHGAVYVQASEEKL
- a CDS encoding AIM24 family protein — encoded protein: MFRLQGSKVLAVDMTGDAVKAKNGSMVAYDGQMAFKKLSGGGEGIRGMVTRRITGEQMTVMEVSGHGTCWFADRASEINLVSLQGDKLFVESSNLLATDAGLRTGTSFTGMRGATQGNGLFTTTVEGHGQAAIMSDGPAVVLRVSRQFPLTVDPGAYIAHQGNLSQSFQSGVTFRTFMGEGGGEAFQIRFEGDGLVYVQPSERNTIAGDV